The genome window TTGTCTCCAAATTCCCAGGAGGTTCATAAGTTGGATGGAATAGAGGTTGGGCCCCACCCGGTAATTGGGCCAACTCCAAAACAATTGGACTCTACTTTTTATTTCAGATCGGCACATAAAGATAGGCCCAACAAACAGAAGGTTAGATTGAGGCCCGGGAATGCGATACCCAGCAAAAAAGGGAATCATAGCACTTGCTCAAGGGAGAGACCTCGTAAGAGATCTAGGGACACGGGTGAGTTTCTTTTCGACCTTAATCGACAGGTGGAAGACAATGCTCCTGAGTTTTCTCATCTAGATCACAATCTTTTCACTGGGGATAGCAACGAGGAGGAGAATTATGCTGAGGGTCTTGCAAATCGTCTGGTCCATTCTGTTGGAGTCGGCGACAATGAGGTTGTGGTTACCGACTGCTCTGAGAAGGTGGGTAATAAGATGAATGATTGTTTGGCTAAAGAAGTAGAGGCCACGATCGAAGTAGGGAAAGTGGTTGGAGTTGAACTGAGCAACCACGACTCGATCATCAGAAATGTTGTTAGTGGAGAAGGGATTAATGCGGTTCTCCAATGAATATCTTGTCGTTTAACATCAGGGGTATTAAGGGATGAGGTAAGGCTTCTTGGGTGAAAGATTTATGGAAAAAACACAACATTGGTATCATCGCCTTGCAGGAGACGTTGTCGGAGTCTATGACTTCAGGAGTTTTAGCTAATTTTTGGGGGAACAAAAATTTTGAGTTTGCTTGTGTGGAGTCGTCTGGGCATTCAGGGGGCATGGTTTGGATGTGGGATCCAAAAGTCTTGAAGATTGAGGTTGTTCTCAAGAACAGGCATTTTTTGCTCATTAGAGGTTCGACTGTCGGCAGTGGGGATCCCATTAATCTTCTTAATGTTTATGCTCCCCAGAACACGGTTGCGAAGAGGAACTTGTGGGATGAGATCTCTAGTGTCATTGACTCGTCTGTCGGCGCGTGGGTTCTGGCAGGGGATTTCAACTCGGTTAGCTCCGCGGAAGAAAGAAGACATTCTAAATTTAAACCGGTATGTGCTAATCAATTTAATGAGTTTATTTTCAACAACGGGTTGTTGGAATACCCTATGCAGGGTAGGAGATTTACTTGTGTTCGTGATAACGGAAAAAAACTCAGCAAATTGGACCGTTTTCTGGTATGCTCGGAATTTTTCAACAAGTGGCCTAATGCTTGTGTGAGAGTCATTCAGTGTTATAAATCAGACCATAGCCCCATCCTTTTAGAGCTTGTGGATTTGAACTTCGGGCCTCGCCCGTTTCGGATTTTCAATTCATGGATTGAAAAGGCAGGTTTCgagtgtgacaaccggtaattaacgcctcttaatttcgcgattaacaaacgtttaaggcgATAATAAATGGTGCTTAaggcacgaattaacttaattaggcttttGGAATGCTTAGGAACGCCTACCTAATTTTACGGTACGCGAATGATAACCTGCGGAGAAACTACGTGACGATAAACGATAACGAAACGatgccgtacaaaatactgaccatGCCAACAAATACGAATTTTATACGTATAATTTAAACCTATGGATTTCGTTTAGTGAAATTTTCATGCTTTCGAATGTCACAACACGC of Helianthus annuus cultivar XRQ/B chromosome 1, HanXRQr2.0-SUNRISE, whole genome shotgun sequence contains these proteins:
- the LOC110943652 gene encoding uncharacterized protein LOC110943652 → MTSGVLANFWGNKNFEFACVESSGHSGGMVWMWDPKVLKIEVVLKNRHFLLIRGSTVGSGDPINLLNVYAPQNTVAKRNLWDEISSVIDSSVGAWVLAGDFNSVSSAEERRHSKFKPVCANQFNEFIFNNGLLEYPMQGRRFTCVRDNGKKLSKLDRFLVCSEFFNKWPNACVRVIQCYKSDHSPILLELVDLNFGPRPFRIFNSWIEKAGFECDNR